The segment CTTCAGGCGTGCAGGACCAGCACGGCCGCCACCCACACGGTGAGGGCGAGCGAAGCGGCCCCGAGCTCGACGAGCATGCCCAGCCCGATCCCGGTCAGCGTGCTCCACGTCGTGCGCCACGCGGCACGGGCCGCCCGCAGCCGGGCCAGCTCGGCGACGAAGACGCCGACGACGAAGCCCAGCGGGACCCCGACGAACGGCACGAGGAAGAACCCCGCCACCGCGCAGACCGCGCCGACGACCACGGTGCTGCGCGGCGCGCCCGTTC is part of the Motilibacter rhizosphaerae genome and harbors:
- a CDS encoding DUF456 domain-containing protein; this encodes MGTNGLVLTGVLLVIGVAGVLIPVVPGSLLVAVTAAVWAWQEHRAGAWVAFVLMLVLLAAGTVGKYAVPGRAVAGTGAPRSTVVVGAVCAVAGFFLVPFVGVPLGFVVGVFVAELARLRAARAAWRTTWSTLTGIGLGMLVELGAASLALTVWVAAVLVLHA